Proteins from a genomic interval of Streptomyces fodineus:
- the pcaG gene encoding protocatechuate 3,4-dioxygenase subunit alpha yields the protein MTKIDTSSPEQVLPTPSHTVGPFYGYALPFRGGEEIAPLGHPDVITVHGYVLDGEGRPLPDALVELWGPHPDGTVPQVDGSIRRDPATGGYLGRNGVEYTGWGRVQTDADGHWYARTLRPGARGRNAPYLSVCVFARGLLVHLFTRIYLPGDEAALAADPLLTRVGDRRDTLIAGDEGPGTYRFDIRLQGEGETVFLEYR from the coding sequence CAGCCCGGAGCAGGTGCTGCCCACCCCGTCCCACACGGTCGGCCCCTTCTACGGCTACGCCCTGCCCTTCCGCGGCGGCGAGGAGATCGCCCCGCTGGGCCACCCGGACGTGATCACCGTGCACGGGTACGTCCTGGACGGCGAGGGCAGGCCGCTGCCGGACGCCCTCGTCGAGCTGTGGGGTCCGCACCCCGACGGCACGGTGCCGCAGGTGGACGGCTCCATCCGGCGCGACCCGGCCACCGGCGGCTATCTCGGCCGTAACGGCGTGGAGTACACCGGCTGGGGCCGCGTCCAGACCGACGCCGACGGCCACTGGTACGCCCGTACGCTCCGGCCCGGCGCCCGGGGCCGCAACGCGCCGTACCTCAGCGTCTGTGTCTTTGCGCGCGGCCTGCTCGTGCACCTGTTCACCCGGATCTACCTGCCGGGCGACGAGGCCGCGCTCGCCGCCGACCCGCTGCTCACCCGGGTGGGCGACCGGCGCGACACGCTGATCGCCGGCGACGAGGGCCCGGGCACCTACCGTTTCGACATCCGCCTTCAGGGCGAAGGCGAGACGGTCTTCCTGGAGTACCGGTGA
- the pcaB gene encoding 3-carboxy-cis,cis-muconate cycloisomerase, translated as MTPPPFAREVPPDDSDSGLLAAGWAGCPAARATGDTAYLRALLAAEAALTRAQATLGLAPAGAAEAVTEAADPARFDVRSLAERARGGGNPVIPLVADLTAAVGEPYGAYVHRGATSQDILDTATMLVAARALDLLLADLARTERALARLAAAHRDTPMPGRTLTQHAVPTTFGLKAAGWRSLVLDARDRSTAVRRALPAQLGGAAGTLAAFEAYGAEDGAALTAAFAREVGLAAAPLPWHTLRTPVADLAGCLAFTTGALGKIGEDVLTLSRTEIGEVSEGSGGGSSAMPHKVNPVRSTLLAAAARRAPQLAATLYGCVAAGDERPAGAWHAEWEPLRDLLRLAGGAARDAAELVEGLRVRPETMRRNLDLTRGLIVSERLSAVLAPRLGRARARELLTEVAHRAHAEDRPLSELLATEPELKDMDLAALADPAQYTGLAGALTDRALERR; from the coding sequence GTGACTCCCCCGCCCTTCGCGCGGGAGGTCCCCCCGGACGACAGCGACAGCGGCCTGCTCGCCGCCGGCTGGGCCGGCTGCCCGGCCGCGCGTGCGACCGGTGACACCGCGTATCTGCGGGCCTTGCTGGCCGCCGAGGCCGCGCTGACCCGCGCCCAGGCCACGCTCGGACTCGCCCCGGCCGGAGCCGCCGAGGCGGTGACGGAGGCCGCCGACCCCGCCCGCTTCGACGTACGCTCCCTCGCCGAACGCGCCCGCGGCGGGGGCAACCCGGTGATCCCGCTCGTCGCGGACCTCACCGCGGCGGTGGGCGAGCCGTACGGCGCGTACGTGCACCGGGGCGCGACCAGTCAGGACATCCTGGACACCGCGACCATGCTGGTCGCCGCGCGCGCCCTGGACCTGCTCCTCGCCGACCTCGCCCGCACCGAGCGCGCGCTGGCCCGGCTGGCAGCCGCACACCGGGACACGCCGATGCCGGGCCGTACGCTCACCCAGCACGCGGTGCCGACGACATTCGGTCTGAAGGCGGCCGGCTGGCGCTCGCTGGTGCTGGACGCCCGGGACCGCAGCACCGCGGTGCGACGGGCGTTGCCCGCCCAACTGGGCGGAGCCGCCGGGACCTTGGCCGCCTTCGAGGCGTACGGCGCCGAGGACGGGGCCGCGCTGACGGCGGCGTTCGCCCGCGAAGTCGGCCTGGCCGCAGCGCCGTTGCCCTGGCACACCCTGCGCACCCCCGTCGCCGACCTGGCCGGCTGCCTCGCCTTCACCACCGGGGCCCTGGGCAAGATCGGCGAGGATGTGCTGACGCTGTCGCGCACCGAGATCGGCGAGGTGAGCGAGGGCAGCGGCGGCGGTTCGTCCGCGATGCCGCACAAGGTCAATCCCGTGCGCTCCACGCTTCTCGCGGCGGCGGCCCGCCGCGCCCCGCAGCTCGCGGCCACCTTGTACGGCTGTGTCGCCGCCGGGGACGAACGGCCGGCCGGAGCCTGGCACGCCGAGTGGGAGCCGCTGCGCGACCTGCTCCGGCTGGCCGGCGGCGCGGCCCGGGACGCGGCCGAACTCGTCGAGGGCCTGCGCGTGCGCCCCGAGACCATGCGCCGCAACCTGGACCTCACGCGTGGCCTGATCGTCTCCGAGCGGCTGTCCGCCGTCCTTGCACCCCGCCTCGGCCGCGCCCGGGCCAGGGAGCTGCTCACCGAAGTGGCTCACCGCGCCCATGCCGAGGACCGTCCACTGAGTGAACTCCTAGCGACAGAGCCGGAGTTGAAGGACATGGACTTGGCCGCTCTCGCCGATCCCGCGCAGTACACCGGTCTCGCCGGAGCCCTCACCGATCGTGCCCTGGAGCGACGTTGA
- the pcaD gene encoding 3-oxoadipate enol-lactonase: MTAKLLNHLEEGPASAPPLLLGPSLGTSYALWDAVAPELAAGRRVVRWDLPGHGGSAPDLIGPGATVGDLAALVLSLADALGIDRFAYAGVSLGGAVGLHLAVHHPDRLTSLAVLCSSAHFGDGTAWRERAERVRREGMEWLVESAEARWFTPGFTVPRLVRDHREADPEAYAACCEALAGYDLRDRLGDIAVPTLLVAGKQDPATPPAHLREIADAVPGSTLVELPGASHLAPAQCPRAVLTALRTQFDGPPARGTAVRREVLGDAHVDRAQDRQTPFTARFHDFISRYAWGEIWTDPTLSRRERSMITLTALVARGHYDELALHVRAARRIGLAPEEIGAVLLQTAVYCGVPAANSAFTTAQRVLAEEDEGKG, translated from the coding sequence TTGACCGCAAAACTCCTCAACCACCTGGAAGAAGGACCGGCTTCGGCTCCCCCGCTGCTGCTGGGACCGTCGCTCGGCACCTCGTACGCCCTGTGGGACGCGGTCGCGCCCGAGCTGGCGGCCGGCCGCCGGGTGGTGCGCTGGGACCTGCCGGGGCACGGTGGGTCGGCGCCGGACCTGATCGGGCCGGGCGCGACCGTCGGCGACCTCGCCGCGCTGGTGCTGTCCCTCGCCGACGCGCTCGGCATCGACCGGTTCGCCTATGCGGGCGTCTCCCTCGGCGGCGCCGTCGGCCTCCATCTGGCCGTGCACCACCCCGACCGGCTGACCTCCCTGGCGGTGCTGTGCTCCTCCGCCCATTTCGGCGACGGCACGGCCTGGCGGGAGCGGGCGGAACGGGTGCGCCGGGAGGGCATGGAGTGGCTGGTGGAGAGCGCCGAGGCGCGCTGGTTCACCCCCGGCTTCACCGTGCCCAGGCTGGTCCGGGACCACCGGGAGGCCGATCCGGAGGCGTATGCCGCCTGCTGCGAGGCGCTCGCCGGGTACGACCTGCGGGACCGGCTCGGCGACATCGCCGTACCGACGCTCCTCGTGGCGGGCAAGCAGGATCCCGCGACACCGCCCGCGCATCTGCGGGAGATCGCCGACGCCGTGCCCGGCTCGACGCTCGTGGAGCTGCCCGGCGCATCCCATCTGGCACCCGCGCAGTGCCCGCGGGCCGTGCTGACCGCGCTGCGCACCCAGTTCGACGGGCCGCCGGCGCGCGGGACGGCGGTGCGCCGGGAGGTGCTGGGCGACGCGCACGTGGACCGGGCACAGGACCGGCAGACGCCGTTCACCGCCCGGTTCCACGACTTCATCTCCCGCTACGCCTGGGGCGAGATCTGGACCGACCCCACACTGTCCCGCCGCGAGCGCAGCATGATCACACTGACCGCGCTGGTCGCCCGCGGTCACTACGACGAGCTGGCACTGCATGTCCGGGCGGCGCGGCGCATCGGGTTGGCGCCGGAGGAGATCGGCGCGGTGCTGCTGCAGACCGCCGTGTACTGCGGGGTGCCGGCCGCCAACTCCGCGTTTACGACGGCCCAGCGGGTCCTCGCCGAGGAGGACGAAGGCAAGGGCTGA